The Coccidioides posadasii str. Silveira chromosome 2, complete sequence genomic interval GCGAAGAGTCGTCCAATATTTCCGGCGAGAAACAGAAAGGGTCACGAAGGCGCACTTTGCTCTCTACTTATGAGCCTGATAAACGACTCGATTCGTGGCTCAAGGTgaagaaagactataatgcAGCCTTCGATACTCTGGACTTAATTCCCATTGCCGGTTGGCATGGCCAGGGACGAAAGGCCCAATGGTGGTCACCAATTCTCCTTGCAGTTCGAAATCCGGAAACTGGCTCACTGGAAGCTGTCACCAAGTGCATGTCTGGTTTTACTGACAAATTCTATCAAGAGAACAAAGAGAAGTACGCCGAGAATAGCAACAATACTATCCCAAGGCCAAGCTACGTGGAGTATAGGAACGAGCCCGAGGTATGGTTTGAACCTCAGGAGGTTTGGGAAATTGCTTTCGCAGATATCACACTTAGCCCAACGTACACGGCAGCCATCGGGATGGCCAGCGAGGAACGTGGGTTAAGCCTGAGGTTTCCAAGATTCCTCAGGGTTCGTGAAGATAAAACCATTGAAGACGCAAGCACTTCCAGCACCCTTGCTGAGCTCTGGAAGAAACAAATGGCGCGACTGCAAAGCGAAGGTGCTGATTTGCCGCAGGAAGAAGACAACGGCTGATTTCCTACCGAGTACATGAGGAGGACCTTCCGGTTCCCGTTGTTTCCACACGGACAACGCACCATTCTAGCTGGCTGGTGTCTTCCACGGATGCCACGGCTAGGGCATATTGCACAAGATCCTGGCAAACAGCTGGGTTCGGGACCACTGGCAGGTTAATGAATAGCGTTGGTGTATTACGTCATAACTCAATGGAACCATTCCCCTTCAATTCTACACATACAGCAAAGTGTGTGGACGTAGCATTTCTGGAACTTGCTCGATAACCGTTGGAATTGCGATGTCATTGGTCTTGTTCTCCTTCCGTGACGACACCATCGTCGACCTCTGCCACTTTACTGCCATGTATATAACAGGCATCCCCTCACCTTTGGTGTTGGATTTTTCCTCTTTCCACATCATAGCGAGAAGTTAACATTAACGATACCATATACCGATTGAAGATGGCACCGCTTCCGCGAAAGGCTTTGCTTGCAATAACCAGTGCGCACCCGCCGTTCTGGCCGGACGGGAAGAGGACAGGGCTCTTTTTCTCTGAGGCCCTTCACCCGTTCAACGAACTTACTGCGGCGGGCTTCGAAGTTGACGTTGCGTCCGAGACGGGAACATTTGGATGGGATGAGCATTCTCTCACCCAAGAATATCTATCCAAAGAGGACGAAAAAGTCTTGCACTCTGAGCACAATCACtttatggagaagatgaacaaGCAGGTGTTCAAGGCCGGTGATTTAGCGCCACACGATTACGGACTGATGTTTGTATGTGGAGGGCACGGGGCATTATATGATTTCCCGCATGCCAAACATCTTCAAAATATTGCGCAAGACATCTACAAACGCGGTGGGGTCATTGGTGCAGTGTGTCACGGTCCAGCTATGCTACCAGGAATCCATGACGAGAATGGCGACTCGGTCATTAAGGACAAGACTGTCACTGGGTTCACAACAAAAGGCGAGATCATGATTAAGGTCATCGATAAGATGCGGGAAGATCATCTCCATACTATCGCCGATATGGCTCAGACCGCCAACGCCGAATATGTTCCTCCCGAAGACCCCTGGGACGACTTCTGCAAAGTCGACGGCAGGATCGTCACGGGTGCAAACCCGCAGAGCGCAACAAATACGGCTAGGGATACGATCAAAGTGTACGAAGGCATTGTTAACGAATAAATATCCGTGGATCTGTTTGGCGTGACTCAAGCACGATCGTCATTTCGAACCGCTTTTTACAAACATTGCGTTATTTTGCTACTCCATGTCAGTGGAGCACGAAGATCGGCAGCTCTGTGCGAAAATCACCACGGAGAGAGCATTCCACTCATTTAATGAAGTTTGAGAAGTGATTTACAGCCcatttgtgtatgtatgtacttaCATTATCAAATAAGCAAATCAAACACGATGGCTAGTATCTTGTATCTTTTGGGAATCATACAACCTTGTTCTTTTGCCACTAAGTTCAAGGCGTGAGCTCCCAATCTTCCGGGAACCAACTGTACTGTACATCCAAACGATCCTTGAAGATATTGTCATAGGCTGGTATAACCGTCTCGGCCCGTTTGCCTTGGCGATGATATCCCTGCTGAATTGCCTTCATCTTGGGATGCGCCCACATTTGCCTCATCCAGGCAAGGGCCTCCGGAGTGGCAGAATCAAGAGGAAGCCCATACGAGCGGAATCGCTATTTGAATCAGCCATCAAGCAATGAACCGAAAATCATAGGACAATAACAGAGGTTGCGCACATACCCACAACACCGGCCAAAACACCGAATCCGCAATACCAAACTCGCCAAACAAGAAGCCCTTGTCGTCCTGACCCAGTTCCTTCAACCGCTCAGCTGTCTTCTTCCTCAACTGGCTCCACAGCGCAAGAGTCCTCTTCGCCTCTACTATGGCATCATCGCTGATCGGCACGTTCCCCGTATATTGGCCCAAAAAGTTCGTACCGCACGTAGCCTGTAATGTACGGCACAGGCCAGAATGCATACGCGCTACAGCACTCCGAGCTAGTGCACGGAGAGCACGGTCTTTTGGCCAAAACGGTAGATCGGGGTGAGCCTCGGCGAGGAATTCGAGGATGGCAAGAGAGTCATTGACCTGGATGTCTTCTCCCAATGAGTGGACGGTAAGAGCGGGGACGAGGCCGGAGTGGGAGAGCTTCGTGGCCTAAAAAaggtttcttttttgtttgcCATCTGCATACAGAATATTGGTTGTTTATAAAGTGTGGAATACCTCTTCGAGCGATGTGATCACCGCTTCATAGGGGATCTCGTAGAAGTCTAGCAGAGTAGTAACGCGCGCCGTCCAGCCTGGCCATAGAGAGACTCTAGTTGAGCGTTTACATCACTCGAGAGCAATCAATGCCCAACAACTATGAACTCACTCGAGTATCGAGTCCAGGCACCAATGACGGTGTATTCCTTCTCTGAACCAGAAGCCATCTTTCGAGCAATTGGATGAGGAGTCAagatctctctctctctcacacacacacacacacacacacacacacacacaaaatTTTGAATGATAaatccaaaaaagaaatttaaGACCTGCTTCAGCAACTCAGCCCAGAATCCAATGAGTCAATCAACTCTGGCATTCAGGAAATATACACTCAGAAACACGAATCAATCCACATCAGTAGGATTGTACGAGGGGGTTTATATTCCCTTTTTTGCTCCCCCGTTCCGTGGTCAGAGAACTAACACACTCTCATTGCCTCCCGGAGCAGAGCTATTCTCTTATCATTCCCTTCTCGTCGTGCGATTCCCCGCCCAATGGAATACGAATATTGATAAGAAGCATTTGTCATCTCGATATCTTTCCCCGCTTTACACGAGAGAAAATCGGCTCAACATAGAAACTGGGTAACGTAGCGTCAGTGAtaatttgatcttcttcggCGAGCGCCTTGGGATTGATCCGGATGAAGGATTTGATCTGCAACTCTGGCGCATCTCTTCATCGCCCCGTCGGGAGCATGAATTTTCTTGCGACGGAGCCGGAGTCCCGTCAGCGAGAACTGACCTCAGGGGAGCGGGCGCCAAGCGACAAGTGCGGGCGATCCGACGGAGCATGGAGCATGTGTGGAAACCGGGAAGAGCGGTAATATCGAAAGAGAGACTGTTCCTTTTTTCTGAAATAAGAATGtattcttcctttcttcttcttccttttttattaaaCTACAATCTGCTCTACATGCACGTTTCCATCGACTGACACAATCATCCACGACAGATATCCTGCTGGTCC includes:
- a CDS encoding uncharacterized protein (EggNog:ENOG410PPEN~COG:S~MEROPS:MER0031431~BUSCO:12174at33183); the encoded protein is MAPLPRKALLAITSAHPPFWPDGKRTGLFFSEALHPFNELTAAGFEVDVASETGTFGWDEHSLTQEYLSKEDEKVLHSEHNHFMEKMNKQVFKAGDLAPHDYGLMFVCGGHGALYDFPHAKHLQNIAQDIYKRGGVIGAVCHGPAMLPGIHDENGDSVIKDKTVTGFTTKGEIMIKVIDKMREDHLHTIADMAQTANAEYVPPEDPWDDFCKVDGRIVTGANPQSATNTARDTIKVYEGIVNE
- a CDS encoding uncharacterized protein (EggNog:ENOG410PS1Y~COG:O), with protein sequence MASGSEKEYTVIGAWTRYSSWTARVTTLLDFYEIPYEAVITSLEEATKLSHSGLVPALTVHSLGEDIQVNDSLAILEFLAEAHPDLPFWPKDRALRALARSAVARMHSGLCRTLQATCGTNFLGQYTGNVPISDDAIVEAKRTLALWSQLRKKTAERLKELGQDDKGFLFGEFGIADSVFWPVLWRFRSYGLPLDSATPEALAWMRQMWAHPKMKAIQQGYHRQGKRAETVIPAYDNIFKDRLDVQYSWFPEDWELTP